In one Solanum lycopersicum chromosome 11, SLM_r2.1 genomic region, the following are encoded:
- the LOC101263777 gene encoding nicastrin isoform X2: MNDSKLFVFLVCLLAQFFLSFSASDQVNSFESVPDLEKSMYMAIDGYPCVRLLNLSGEIGCSNPGRANIVAPVTRFKTENKLAEPSALLLSMDQFEDLFARLSIDADFSRHVVGVLVESGSQLQNGLKGFSPDKKFPQAEFAPYQSGKFEWNPTGTGLMWKAYNFPVFLLSNSSTLALQEIALRNEKRKKSSTVDVADFDLVMQTTKTGTRDSESCLREQTCLPLGGYSVWSALPPINTSSSKKAKPMILTVASMDAASFFRDVSIGADSPISGLISLLAVVDALSRVDGLGDLDKQLVFAVFTGEAWGYLGSRRFILELDQHSDAVSGLDLALIETVLEIGSVGKGFTQDDNTFFAHSTMESATNGTFSALKDALGSLKTQSIKISRASKSNPGLPPSSLMSFLKKNPETSGVVLEDFDAAFTNKFYHSHLDDLSNINSSAIVAAASIVARSLYILASDKKEIKNSVLNTININASLVEELLGCLLSCEPGLTCELVNRYIASSTSCPSHYVGVVMGEPSSQPYLGNVGDVSRFVWNFLADKTAIPSKNMSSTCPKGCSGNGEMCVKVETDGKGVCVISTTRYVPAYSTRLKYEYETWEVLPHNSSDTMEEADPVWTESNWDRIRLRVYTVQDSGFDLLVLLLGITVTVLSYIVIVISKAFITKALKRD, translated from the exons ATGAATGATTCAAAGCTTTTCGTCTTCCTCGTCTGCTTACTTGCTCAGTTTTTCCTCTCCTTCTCAG CTTCAGATCAAGTAAACTCTTTCGAGTCAGTTCCTGATCTTGAGAAGTCAATGTACATGGCCATTGACGGGTATCCATGTGTACGACTGCTTAACCTTTCAGGGGAGATCGGTTGTTCAA ACCCTGGGCGTGCAAACATAGTTGCACCAGTTACTAGGTTCAAGACTGAAAATAAGTTGGCTGAGCCATCTGCATTACTGCTGTCTATGGATCAATTTGAGGATCTCTTTGCAAG GTTATCGATTGATGCAGATTTTTCTAGGCATGTTGTTGGTGTATTGGTTGAATCAGGTTCTCAGCTTCAAAATGGCTTAAAAG GATTTTCCCCTGACAAAAAGTTTCCGCAAGCTGAATTCGCTCCTTATCAAAGTGGCAAGTTTGAATGGAACCCAACT GGAACTGGATTGATGTGGAAGGCTTACAATTTTCCTGTATTTTTGCTTTCGAACAGTAGCACATTGGCCTTGCAAGAG ATTGctttgagaaatgaaaagagaaagaaatcaTCCACTGTAGATGTGGCCGACTTTGATCTTGTGATGCAG ACAACAAAGACTGGGACTCGGGATTCAGAATCTTGTCTTAGAGAGCAGACTTGCCTTCCATTGGGTGGGTACAG TGTCTGGTCAGCGCTACCACCAATAAATACCTCGTCGTCAAAGAAGGCAAAACCGATGATATTGACTGTGGCTTCTATGGATGCGGCTTCCTTTTTTCGTGACGTAAGCATTGGTGCAGATTCACCTATATCT GGGTTGATCTCATTGCTAGCTGTGGTGGATGCTCTTTCACGTGTTGATGGCTTGGGGGACCTTGATAAACAG CTTGTATTTGCTGTTTTCACCGGAGAGGCCTGGGGCTACCTTGGCAGTAGGAGATTTATTCTTGAGCTTGATCAACATTCTGATGCTGTTAGTGGGCTTGACTTGGCCCTTATTGAAACG GTTCTTGAAATTGGATCAGTTGGAAAGGGTTTCACTCAGGATGATAACACATTCTTTGCTCATAGTACAATG GAGAGTGCCACAAATGGAACTTTTAGCGCCCTCAAGGATGCTCTAGGTTCGCTTAAGACTCAAAGCATTAAGATCTCAAGGGCCAGTAAATCAAATCCAGGGTTACCCCCATCCTCACTGATGTCATTTCTGAAGAAG AATCCAGAGACCTCTGGGGTAGTCCTTGAAGACTTTGATGCTGCTTTTACTAATAAATTCTATCACAGCCACTTGGATGATCTAT CAAATATAAACTCTTCAGCCATAGTGGCTGCTGCTTCTATTGTTGCCCGAAGTCTGTACATTCTGGCCAGTGATAAGAAGGAAATAAAGAATTCAGTTTTGAATACCATCAACATAAATGCGTCCTTGGTTGAAGAACTCCTTGGCTGCTTGTTAAGTTGTGAACCAGGTCTCACATGTGAACTGGTAAATCGCTACATTGCTTCCTCTACAAGTTGCCCAAGCCATTATGTCGGAGTTGTCATGGGGGAACCTTCCTCTCAGCCATATCTTGGTAATGTGGGGGATGTCTCTCGGTTTGTGTGGAATTTCCTGGCAGATAAAACAGCTATACCTTCAAAGAATATGAGCTCTACTTGTCCGAAGGGTTGCAGTGGCAATGGGGAAATGTGTGTCAAAGTAGAGACAGACGGGAAGGGTGTCTGTGTCATTTCCACGACAAG GTATGTCCCAGCATACTCAACTCGATTGAAGTACGAGTACGAAACTTGGGAGGTGTTACCTCATAATTCCTCCGATACCATGGAAGAAGCTGACCCTGTTTGGACAGAGAGTAACTGGGATAGAATAAGGCTTCGTGTCTACACAGTCCAGGACAGTGGATTTGACCTGTTGGTTCTGTTGTTAGGTATAACTGTCACAGTTTTGTCATACATTGTCATAGTAATTTCAAAAGCCTTCATTACAAAGGCCCTAAAACGAGATTAG
- the LOC101264081 gene encoding protein ABA AND ROS SENSITIVE 1 translates to MDKRALYRAKLKEQKQKRIDSPLVRYNEHDQPVCRVCDIVMKSESQWPGHQASRKHHEAINNLKANAATAKNPNNVKSQPPKELPKSKPEISEGISRKEPEPSAAMSKPRASSMLPPNFFDQQETKKPKIEKDSSRSGDHVSNRDPPVLDHTEEVEPSLARSSIQGLSTSKNAETRSMENRRSGENGPMSKVNSTSDAKQVKGALPAGFFDNKDADLRARGITPVKPDVKDEYKEFEKLIQEDLKEVDNRLEEEEIDAAEMIEEEVSVEQRGYRERLEMLRKKKMEVKAAKSLLGSKESKVANKESSDDESSSDDDSDENLTMDWRAKHL, encoded by the exons ATGGACAAGAGAGCATTGTACCGGGCAAAGCTGAAGGAGCAGAAGCAGAAGCGAATTGATTCCCCGCTTGTGAG GTACAATGAGCACGATCAGCCTGTATGTAGAGTATGTGATATAGTTATGAAATCTGAATCACAATGGCCTGGACATCAAGCTTCTCGCAAACATCACGAG GCCATAAATAATCTCAAAGCTAATGCTGCTACAGCAAAAAATCCAAACAACGTAAAAAGCCAGCCTCCAAAGGAGTTGCCTAAATCCAAGCCTGAAATTTCTGAGGGCATAAGCCGTAAAGAACCTGAACCTTCTGCTGCAATGTCCAAGCCTCGTGCATCATCTATGCTTCCTCCCAATTTTTTTGACCAGCAAGAGACAAAGAAGCCAAAAATTG AGAAAGATTCATCCAGGTCGGGAGACCATGTATCGAACAGAGATCCTCCAGTTTTAGATCACACTGAAGAGGTTGAACCATCTTTGGCAAGGTCTAGCATTCAGGGCCTATCTACTTCCAAGAATGCTGAGACTAGAAGCATGGAAAATCGGCGATCTGGTGAAAATGGACCGATGTCAAAAGTGAATTCTACTTCAGACGCTAAGCAGGTCAAAGGTGCTCTCCCTGCAGGTTTCTTTGACAACAAAGATGCCGACTTACGTGCCCGTGGTATTACACCGGTCAAACCAGATGTCAA GGATGAGTACAAAGAATTTGAGAAGTTAATCCAAGAAGACTTAAAAGAAGTTGACAACCgattagaagaagaagag ATTGATGCTGCAGAAATGATTGAAGAGGAAGTATCTGTTGAACAAAG GGGCTATAGAGAAAGACTTGAGATgctgaggaagaagaagatggaAGTAAAGGCTGCTAAGTCTTTGTTAGGCAGCAAAGAAAGTAAGGTTGCAAATAAGGAGTCTAGTGATGACGAATCATCAAGTGATGATGACAGCGACGAGAATCTTACTATGGACTGGAGGGCTAAACATTTGTGA
- the LOC101264389 gene encoding potassium channel SKOR-like, giving the protein MTRGEEVLEIDINGGRAEYEIEDMRDKMESSRGSRFKLIENDLVGADMFSRRRRKFSRESLLNGLKDLSQGFVIHPENRWYRMWENFILIWSIYSSFFTPMEFAFFNGLPRKLFLLDICGQIVFLVDIVIQFSVAYRDSQTYKMVYKRTPIALRYLKSHFIMDFLGCMPWDIIYKAVGSKEEVRYLLWIRLSRARRITYFFQKMEKDIRINYLFTRIVKLITVELYCTHTAACIFYFLATTLSEQQEGYTWIGSLKLGDYSYSNFRDIDLWTRYTTSMYFAIVTMATVGYGDIHAVNLREMIFVMIYVSFDMILSAYLIGNMTALIVKGSKTERYRDKMTDLLKYMNRNRLGRDIRSQIKGHLRLQYESAYTDAAVLQDIPISIRAKISQNLYQSYIENVPLFKGCSLEFISQVVTRVHEEFFLPGEVIMEQGNVVDQLYFVCHGVLEEVGIAKDGLEETVSLLEPNSSFGDISIVCNIPQPYTVRVCELCRLLRIDKQSFANILEIYFHDGRRILSNLLQGKESNLRVKQLESDIALHIGKHEAELALKVNSAAYHGDLHQLKSLIRAGADPKKKDYDGRSPLHLAASRGYEDITLFLIQEGIDINAPDKFGNTPLLEAIKIGHDRVASLLVKEGALLNIENAGSFLCMVIARGDSDLLRRLLSNGVDPNTKDYDQRTPLHVAASQGQYSMAKLLLGAGASVFSKDRWGNTPVDEARVSGNKQMISLLEEAKSAQLCEFPDVPHEISDKLRPRKCTVLPFHPWESKDLRKHGVVLWIPQTIEELVTTASEQLDFPSGTSCILSEDAGKILDVDMIVDGQKLYLINEST; this is encoded by the exons ATGACGAGAGGTGAGGAAGTACTGGAGATAGACATTAATGGAGGTCGAGCAGAGTATGAAATAGAAGATATGAGAGATAAGATGGAATCTTCTAGAGGAAGTCGATTTAAACTCATCGAAAATGATCTCGTCGGAGCTGATATGTTTAGTCGCCGGAGAAGAAAATTTAGCCGGGAAAGTTTACTCAACGGACTTAAGGATCTCTCACAAGGCTTCGTTATTCATCCTGAAAACAG GTGGTACAGGATGTGGGAAAATTTCATCCTTATATGGTcaatatattcatcatttttcacACCAATGGAGTTCGCTTTCTTCAATGGATTACCAAGAAAACTATTTCTCTTAGACATTTGTGGTcaaattgtttttcttgttgATATAGTCATCCAATTCTCTGTTGCATATAGAGATAGTCAGACTTACAAGATGGTGTATAAACGAACCCCTATCGCTCTTCG GTActtgaagtctcatttcatTATGGATTTTCTAGGTTGCATGCCCTGGGATATAATCTATAAG GCTGTTGGCAGCAAAGAGGAAGTGAGATACCTTCTATGGATTCGGTTGAGCAGGGCACGTAGAATTACTTACTTTTTCCAGAAGATGGAGAAAGATATTCGGATCAATTACCTCTTCACAAGGATTGTAAAACTTATCACGGTAGAGCTATACTGCACGCATACAGCAGCCtgcattttttactttttggcaACTACACTGTCTGAACAACAAGAAGGGTACACATGGATTGGTAGTTTGAAATTGGGAGATTACAGTTATTCAAACTTTAGAGATATTGATCTTTGGACGCGATACACTACTTCCATGTATTTTGCCATTGTTACTATGGCAACTGTTG GTTATGGAGATATACATGCTGTCAATTTGAGGGAAATGATATTTGTCATGATTTACGTCTCATTTGATATGATTCTTAGTGCTTATTTGATCGGTAACATGACAGCTCTAATTGTGAAAGGATCAAAAACTGAACGATACAGGGATAAGATGACGGATTTATTGAAATATATGAACAGAAATAGACTCGGAAGGGACATTCGCAGTCAAATAAAAGGTCACTTACGATTACAATATGAAAGCGCTTACACTGATGCAGCTGTTCTTCAAGATATTCCAATCTCTATCCGAGCCAAG ATTTCCCAGAATTTATATCAGTCCTACATTGAAAATGTTCCTCTTTTTAAGGGCTGTTCCCTGGAATTCATAAGTCAAGTT GTAACTCGAGTTCATGAGGAATTTTTCCTCCCGGGAGAAGTGATAATGGAGCAAGGCAATGTAGTAGACCAGCTTTATTTTGTCTGTCATGGTGTTCTG GAGGAGGTTGGTATTGCGAAGGACGGATTAGAAGAGACAGTCTCACTTCTTGAGCCTAACAGCTCATTCGGAGACATTTCCATTGTTTGCAACATTCCTCAACCATACACAGTTCGTGTTTGTGAACTATGCAGACTCTTACGTATCGATAAGCAGTCATTTGCCAATATTCTGGagatttattttcatgatgGAAGAAGAATCTTGAGTAATTTACTACAG GGGAAAGAATCTAATCTCCGCGTGAAGCAACTAGAGTCAGATATTGCACTACATATAGGGAAGCATGAGGCAGAGCTTGCTTTGAAAGTGAATAGTGCAGCTTATCATGGTGATTTGCATCAGCTGAAGAGTCTAATTCGAGCTGGAGCTGATCCCAAAAAGAAAGATTATGACGGACGATCACCTCTG CATCTTGCAGCATCGAGAGGCTATGAAGACATAACTCTTTTCCTCATCCAAGAAGGCATTGATATTAATGCTCCAG ATAAATTTGGCAACACACCTCTGCTTGAAGCAATCAAGATTGGACATGATCGCGTTGCTTCATTACTTGTTAAGGAAGGGGCCTTATTGAACATTGAAAATGCTGGGAGCTTCCTGTGTATGGTGATAGCAAGGGGGGATTCAGATTTATTACGAAGGCTATTGTCAAACGGTGTTGATCCAAACACAAAAGACTATGATCAACGAACACCACTTCATGTTGCTGCTTCTCAAGGTCAATACTCAATGGCAAAGTTACTTTTGGGAGCTGGTGCTTCTGTTTTCTCAAAGGATAG ATGGGGAAATACTCCAGTTGATGAAGCTAGAGTAAGTGGAAACAAGCAAATGATCAGTCTTttagaagaagcaaaatctgCTCAATTATGTGAATTCCCTGATGTTCCACACGAGATCTCAG ATAAATTGCGTCCACGGAAATGCACTGTGCTTCCTTTCCATCCATGGGAGTCTAAAGATTTGAGAAAACACGGTGTTGTCCTGTGGATACCTCAGACAATCGAGGAGCTCGTTACAACAGCATCAGAACAACTCGACTTCCCATCGGGTACTTCTTGTATATTATCAGAAGATGCTGGTAAAATTCTTGATGtagatatgattgttgatggtCAAAAATTGTACTTGATCAATGAATCAACTTGa
- the LOC101263777 gene encoding nicastrin isoform X1, producing MNDSKLFVFLVCLLAQFFLSFSASDQVNSFESVPDLEKSMYMAIDGYPCVRLLNLSGEIGCSNPGRANIVAPVTRFKTENKLAEPSALLLSMDQFEDLFARLSIDADFSRHVVGVLVESGSQLQNGLKGFSPDKKFPQAEFAPYQSGKFEWNPTGTGLMWKAYNFPVFLLSNSSTLALQEIALRNEKRKKSSTVDVADFDLVMQTTKTGTRDSESCLREQTCLPLGGYSVWSALPPINTSSSKKAKPMILTVASMDAASFFRDVSIGADSPISGLISLLAVVDALSRVDGLGDLDKQLVFAVFTGEAWGYLGSRRFILELDQHSDAVSGLDLALIETVLEIGSVGKGFTQDDNTFFAHSTMESATNGTFSALKDALGSLKTQSIKISRASKSNPGLPPSSLMSFLKKNPETSGVVLEDFDAAFTNKFYHSHLDDLSANINSSAIVAAASIVARSLYILASDKKEIKNSVLNTININASLVEELLGCLLSCEPGLTCELVNRYIASSTSCPSHYVGVVMGEPSSQPYLGNVGDVSRFVWNFLADKTAIPSKNMSSTCPKGCSGNGEMCVKVETDGKGVCVISTTRYVPAYSTRLKYEYETWEVLPHNSSDTMEEADPVWTESNWDRIRLRVYTVQDSGFDLLVLLLGITVTVLSYIVIVISKAFITKALKRD from the exons ATGAATGATTCAAAGCTTTTCGTCTTCCTCGTCTGCTTACTTGCTCAGTTTTTCCTCTCCTTCTCAG CTTCAGATCAAGTAAACTCTTTCGAGTCAGTTCCTGATCTTGAGAAGTCAATGTACATGGCCATTGACGGGTATCCATGTGTACGACTGCTTAACCTTTCAGGGGAGATCGGTTGTTCAA ACCCTGGGCGTGCAAACATAGTTGCACCAGTTACTAGGTTCAAGACTGAAAATAAGTTGGCTGAGCCATCTGCATTACTGCTGTCTATGGATCAATTTGAGGATCTCTTTGCAAG GTTATCGATTGATGCAGATTTTTCTAGGCATGTTGTTGGTGTATTGGTTGAATCAGGTTCTCAGCTTCAAAATGGCTTAAAAG GATTTTCCCCTGACAAAAAGTTTCCGCAAGCTGAATTCGCTCCTTATCAAAGTGGCAAGTTTGAATGGAACCCAACT GGAACTGGATTGATGTGGAAGGCTTACAATTTTCCTGTATTTTTGCTTTCGAACAGTAGCACATTGGCCTTGCAAGAG ATTGctttgagaaatgaaaagagaaagaaatcaTCCACTGTAGATGTGGCCGACTTTGATCTTGTGATGCAG ACAACAAAGACTGGGACTCGGGATTCAGAATCTTGTCTTAGAGAGCAGACTTGCCTTCCATTGGGTGGGTACAG TGTCTGGTCAGCGCTACCACCAATAAATACCTCGTCGTCAAAGAAGGCAAAACCGATGATATTGACTGTGGCTTCTATGGATGCGGCTTCCTTTTTTCGTGACGTAAGCATTGGTGCAGATTCACCTATATCT GGGTTGATCTCATTGCTAGCTGTGGTGGATGCTCTTTCACGTGTTGATGGCTTGGGGGACCTTGATAAACAG CTTGTATTTGCTGTTTTCACCGGAGAGGCCTGGGGCTACCTTGGCAGTAGGAGATTTATTCTTGAGCTTGATCAACATTCTGATGCTGTTAGTGGGCTTGACTTGGCCCTTATTGAAACG GTTCTTGAAATTGGATCAGTTGGAAAGGGTTTCACTCAGGATGATAACACATTCTTTGCTCATAGTACAATG GAGAGTGCCACAAATGGAACTTTTAGCGCCCTCAAGGATGCTCTAGGTTCGCTTAAGACTCAAAGCATTAAGATCTCAAGGGCCAGTAAATCAAATCCAGGGTTACCCCCATCCTCACTGATGTCATTTCTGAAGAAG AATCCAGAGACCTCTGGGGTAGTCCTTGAAGACTTTGATGCTGCTTTTACTAATAAATTCTATCACAGCCACTTGGATGATCTAT CAGCAAATATAAACTCTTCAGCCATAGTGGCTGCTGCTTCTATTGTTGCCCGAAGTCTGTACATTCTGGCCAGTGATAAGAAGGAAATAAAGAATTCAGTTTTGAATACCATCAACATAAATGCGTCCTTGGTTGAAGAACTCCTTGGCTGCTTGTTAAGTTGTGAACCAGGTCTCACATGTGAACTGGTAAATCGCTACATTGCTTCCTCTACAAGTTGCCCAAGCCATTATGTCGGAGTTGTCATGGGGGAACCTTCCTCTCAGCCATATCTTGGTAATGTGGGGGATGTCTCTCGGTTTGTGTGGAATTTCCTGGCAGATAAAACAGCTATACCTTCAAAGAATATGAGCTCTACTTGTCCGAAGGGTTGCAGTGGCAATGGGGAAATGTGTGTCAAAGTAGAGACAGACGGGAAGGGTGTCTGTGTCATTTCCACGACAAG GTATGTCCCAGCATACTCAACTCGATTGAAGTACGAGTACGAAACTTGGGAGGTGTTACCTCATAATTCCTCCGATACCATGGAAGAAGCTGACCCTGTTTGGACAGAGAGTAACTGGGATAGAATAAGGCTTCGTGTCTACACAGTCCAGGACAGTGGATTTGACCTGTTGGTTCTGTTGTTAGGTATAACTGTCACAGTTTTGTCATACATTGTCATAGTAATTTCAAAAGCCTTCATTACAAAGGCCCTAAAACGAGATTAG
- the LOC101263777 gene encoding nicastrin isoform X3, with the protein MDQFEDLFARLSIDADFSRHVVGVLVESGSQLQNGLKGFSPDKKFPQAEFAPYQSGKFEWNPTGTGLMWKAYNFPVFLLSNSSTLALQEIALRNEKRKKSSTVDVADFDLVMQTTKTGTRDSESCLREQTCLPLGGYSVWSALPPINTSSSKKAKPMILTVASMDAASFFRDVSIGADSPISGLISLLAVVDALSRVDGLGDLDKQLVFAVFTGEAWGYLGSRRFILELDQHSDAVSGLDLALIETVLEIGSVGKGFTQDDNTFFAHSTMESATNGTFSALKDALGSLKTQSIKISRASKSNPGLPPSSLMSFLKKNPETSGVVLEDFDAAFTNKFYHSHLDDLSANINSSAIVAAASIVARSLYILASDKKEIKNSVLNTININASLVEELLGCLLSCEPGLTCELVNRYIASSTSCPSHYVGVVMGEPSSQPYLGNVGDVSRFVWNFLADKTAIPSKNMSSTCPKGCSGNGEMCVKVETDGKGVCVISTTRYVPAYSTRLKYEYETWEVLPHNSSDTMEEADPVWTESNWDRIRLRVYTVQDSGFDLLVLLLGITVTVLSYIVIVISKAFITKALKRD; encoded by the exons ATGGATCAATTTGAGGATCTCTTTGCAAG GTTATCGATTGATGCAGATTTTTCTAGGCATGTTGTTGGTGTATTGGTTGAATCAGGTTCTCAGCTTCAAAATGGCTTAAAAG GATTTTCCCCTGACAAAAAGTTTCCGCAAGCTGAATTCGCTCCTTATCAAAGTGGCAAGTTTGAATGGAACCCAACT GGAACTGGATTGATGTGGAAGGCTTACAATTTTCCTGTATTTTTGCTTTCGAACAGTAGCACATTGGCCTTGCAAGAG ATTGctttgagaaatgaaaagagaaagaaatcaTCCACTGTAGATGTGGCCGACTTTGATCTTGTGATGCAG ACAACAAAGACTGGGACTCGGGATTCAGAATCTTGTCTTAGAGAGCAGACTTGCCTTCCATTGGGTGGGTACAG TGTCTGGTCAGCGCTACCACCAATAAATACCTCGTCGTCAAAGAAGGCAAAACCGATGATATTGACTGTGGCTTCTATGGATGCGGCTTCCTTTTTTCGTGACGTAAGCATTGGTGCAGATTCACCTATATCT GGGTTGATCTCATTGCTAGCTGTGGTGGATGCTCTTTCACGTGTTGATGGCTTGGGGGACCTTGATAAACAG CTTGTATTTGCTGTTTTCACCGGAGAGGCCTGGGGCTACCTTGGCAGTAGGAGATTTATTCTTGAGCTTGATCAACATTCTGATGCTGTTAGTGGGCTTGACTTGGCCCTTATTGAAACG GTTCTTGAAATTGGATCAGTTGGAAAGGGTTTCACTCAGGATGATAACACATTCTTTGCTCATAGTACAATG GAGAGTGCCACAAATGGAACTTTTAGCGCCCTCAAGGATGCTCTAGGTTCGCTTAAGACTCAAAGCATTAAGATCTCAAGGGCCAGTAAATCAAATCCAGGGTTACCCCCATCCTCACTGATGTCATTTCTGAAGAAG AATCCAGAGACCTCTGGGGTAGTCCTTGAAGACTTTGATGCTGCTTTTACTAATAAATTCTATCACAGCCACTTGGATGATCTAT CAGCAAATATAAACTCTTCAGCCATAGTGGCTGCTGCTTCTATTGTTGCCCGAAGTCTGTACATTCTGGCCAGTGATAAGAAGGAAATAAAGAATTCAGTTTTGAATACCATCAACATAAATGCGTCCTTGGTTGAAGAACTCCTTGGCTGCTTGTTAAGTTGTGAACCAGGTCTCACATGTGAACTGGTAAATCGCTACATTGCTTCCTCTACAAGTTGCCCAAGCCATTATGTCGGAGTTGTCATGGGGGAACCTTCCTCTCAGCCATATCTTGGTAATGTGGGGGATGTCTCTCGGTTTGTGTGGAATTTCCTGGCAGATAAAACAGCTATACCTTCAAAGAATATGAGCTCTACTTGTCCGAAGGGTTGCAGTGGCAATGGGGAAATGTGTGTCAAAGTAGAGACAGACGGGAAGGGTGTCTGTGTCATTTCCACGACAAG GTATGTCCCAGCATACTCAACTCGATTGAAGTACGAGTACGAAACTTGGGAGGTGTTACCTCATAATTCCTCCGATACCATGGAAGAAGCTGACCCTGTTTGGACAGAGAGTAACTGGGATAGAATAAGGCTTCGTGTCTACACAGTCCAGGACAGTGGATTTGACCTGTTGGTTCTGTTGTTAGGTATAACTGTCACAGTTTTGTCATACATTGTCATAGTAATTTCAAAAGCCTTCATTACAAAGGCCCTAAAACGAGATTAG
- the LOC101263777 gene encoding nicastrin isoform X4: MDQFEDLFARLSIDADFSRHVVGVLVESGSQLQNGLKGFSPDKKFPQAEFAPYQSGKFEWNPTGTGLMWKAYNFPVFLLSNSSTLALQEIALRNEKRKKSSTVDVADFDLVMQTTKTGTRDSESCLREQTCLPLGGYSVWSALPPINTSSSKKAKPMILTVASMDAASFFRDVSIGADSPISGLISLLAVVDALSRVDGLGDLDKQLVFAVFTGEAWGYLGSRRFILELDQHSDAVSGLDLALIETVLEIGSVGKGFTQDDNTFFAHSTMESATNGTFSALKDALGSLKTQSIKISRASKSNPGLPPSSLMSFLKKNPETSGVVLEDFDAAFTNKFYHSHLDDLSNINSSAIVAAASIVARSLYILASDKKEIKNSVLNTININASLVEELLGCLLSCEPGLTCELVNRYIASSTSCPSHYVGVVMGEPSSQPYLGNVGDVSRFVWNFLADKTAIPSKNMSSTCPKGCSGNGEMCVKVETDGKGVCVISTTRYVPAYSTRLKYEYETWEVLPHNSSDTMEEADPVWTESNWDRIRLRVYTVQDSGFDLLVLLLGITVTVLSYIVIVISKAFITKALKRD; this comes from the exons ATGGATCAATTTGAGGATCTCTTTGCAAG GTTATCGATTGATGCAGATTTTTCTAGGCATGTTGTTGGTGTATTGGTTGAATCAGGTTCTCAGCTTCAAAATGGCTTAAAAG GATTTTCCCCTGACAAAAAGTTTCCGCAAGCTGAATTCGCTCCTTATCAAAGTGGCAAGTTTGAATGGAACCCAACT GGAACTGGATTGATGTGGAAGGCTTACAATTTTCCTGTATTTTTGCTTTCGAACAGTAGCACATTGGCCTTGCAAGAG ATTGctttgagaaatgaaaagagaaagaaatcaTCCACTGTAGATGTGGCCGACTTTGATCTTGTGATGCAG ACAACAAAGACTGGGACTCGGGATTCAGAATCTTGTCTTAGAGAGCAGACTTGCCTTCCATTGGGTGGGTACAG TGTCTGGTCAGCGCTACCACCAATAAATACCTCGTCGTCAAAGAAGGCAAAACCGATGATATTGACTGTGGCTTCTATGGATGCGGCTTCCTTTTTTCGTGACGTAAGCATTGGTGCAGATTCACCTATATCT GGGTTGATCTCATTGCTAGCTGTGGTGGATGCTCTTTCACGTGTTGATGGCTTGGGGGACCTTGATAAACAG CTTGTATTTGCTGTTTTCACCGGAGAGGCCTGGGGCTACCTTGGCAGTAGGAGATTTATTCTTGAGCTTGATCAACATTCTGATGCTGTTAGTGGGCTTGACTTGGCCCTTATTGAAACG GTTCTTGAAATTGGATCAGTTGGAAAGGGTTTCACTCAGGATGATAACACATTCTTTGCTCATAGTACAATG GAGAGTGCCACAAATGGAACTTTTAGCGCCCTCAAGGATGCTCTAGGTTCGCTTAAGACTCAAAGCATTAAGATCTCAAGGGCCAGTAAATCAAATCCAGGGTTACCCCCATCCTCACTGATGTCATTTCTGAAGAAG AATCCAGAGACCTCTGGGGTAGTCCTTGAAGACTTTGATGCTGCTTTTACTAATAAATTCTATCACAGCCACTTGGATGATCTAT CAAATATAAACTCTTCAGCCATAGTGGCTGCTGCTTCTATTGTTGCCCGAAGTCTGTACATTCTGGCCAGTGATAAGAAGGAAATAAAGAATTCAGTTTTGAATACCATCAACATAAATGCGTCCTTGGTTGAAGAACTCCTTGGCTGCTTGTTAAGTTGTGAACCAGGTCTCACATGTGAACTGGTAAATCGCTACATTGCTTCCTCTACAAGTTGCCCAAGCCATTATGTCGGAGTTGTCATGGGGGAACCTTCCTCTCAGCCATATCTTGGTAATGTGGGGGATGTCTCTCGGTTTGTGTGGAATTTCCTGGCAGATAAAACAGCTATACCTTCAAAGAATATGAGCTCTACTTGTCCGAAGGGTTGCAGTGGCAATGGGGAAATGTGTGTCAAAGTAGAGACAGACGGGAAGGGTGTCTGTGTCATTTCCACGACAAG GTATGTCCCAGCATACTCAACTCGATTGAAGTACGAGTACGAAACTTGGGAGGTGTTACCTCATAATTCCTCCGATACCATGGAAGAAGCTGACCCTGTTTGGACAGAGAGTAACTGGGATAGAATAAGGCTTCGTGTCTACACAGTCCAGGACAGTGGATTTGACCTGTTGGTTCTGTTGTTAGGTATAACTGTCACAGTTTTGTCATACATTGTCATAGTAATTTCAAAAGCCTTCATTACAAAGGCCCTAAAACGAGATTAG